A window of Sander vitreus isolate 19-12246 chromosome 18, sanVit1, whole genome shotgun sequence contains these coding sequences:
- the LOC144533056 gene encoding serine/threonine-protein phosphatase PP1-beta catalytic subunit-like, producing MAGKAEPSLQVSIQGHITQRAYHHCESIRNMAESELNVDSLISRLLEVRGCRPGKVVQMTEAEVRGLCIKSREIFLSQPILLELEAPLKICGDIHGQYTDLLRLFEYGGFPPEANYLFLGDYVDRGKQSLETICLLLAYKIKYPENFFLLRGNHECASINRIYGFYDECKRRFNIKLWKTFTDCFNCLPIAAIIDEKIFCCHGGLSPDLQSMEQIRRIMRPTDVPDTGLLCDLLWSDPDKDVQGWGENDRGVSFTFGADVVSKFLNRHDLDLICRAHQVVEDGYEFFAKRQLVTLFSAPNYCGEFDNAGGMMSVDESLMCSFQILKPSEKKAKYQYGGVTSGRPVTPPRTTQAPKKR from the exons ATGGCTGGGAAGGCTGAACCGAGCCTACAAGTCAGTATTCAGGGACACATTACCCAGAGAGCCTACCACCACTGTGAGAGTATCAGAAACATGGCGGAAAGCGAGTTGAACGTTGACAGCCTCATCTCTCGACTACTGGAAG TGCGAGGATGTCGTCCAGGGAAGGTCGTACAGATGACAGAGGCTGAGGTGCGGGGGCTCTGCATCAAGTCCAGAGAGATTTTCCTCAGTCAGCCAATCCTGCTAGAACTGGAGGCTCCACTCAAAATCTGTG GTGATATCCATGGACAGTACACAGATTTGCTGAGGCTATTTGAGTATGGAGGCTTCCCTCCAGAGGCCAACTATCTGTTCTTGGGGGATTACGTGGACAGAGGGAAGCAGTCGCTCGAGACCATCTGCTTACTGCTCGCCTACAAGATCAAATACCCAGAAAACTTCTTCTTGCTCAGGGGGAACCACGAGTGTGCCTCCATCAATCGCATCTACGGCTTCTATGATGAGT GCAAGCGTAGGTTCAACATAAAGCTCTGGAAGACCTTCACAGACTGTTTTAATTGTCTGCCCATTGCTGCGATTATTGATGAAAAGATTTTCTGCTGCCATGGAG GGCTCTCACCTGATCTACAGTCCATGGAACAAATTCGACGCATTATGAGGCCCACTGATGTCCCAGACACAG GCTTGCTGTGTGACCTGCTGTGGTCAGACCCAGACAAAGACGTCCAGGGCTGGGGGGAGAACGATCGGGGAGTTTCCTTCACCTTTGGGGCCGATGTGGTCAGCAAGTTTCTCAACCGACACGACCTGGACCTCATCTGCAGAGCACATCAG GTTGTTGAAGACGGCTATGAGTTCTTTGCCAAGCGACAGCTGGTGACGCTGTTCTCTGCCCCCAACTACTGCGGGGAGTTTGACAACGCAGGCGGCATGATGAGTGTGGACGAGTCCCTTATGTGCTCCTTTCAG ATCCTGAAGCcgtcagaaaaaaaagcaaaataccAGTACGGAGGGGTGACTTCAGGGCGCCCTGTCACCCCGCCTCGCACCACTCAGGCACCGAAAAAGAGGTGA